The proteins below come from a single Campylobacter sp. CCUG 57310 genomic window:
- a CDS encoding L-lactate permease, which produces MQNYFIQNYDPVSNLWLSAAIAALPIFVFLLSLVVFKLKGYVAAFLTVIVSVVVAILFYKMPIIAVGMSFIYGFLYGLWPIAWIILCAIFLYKLSVKSGYFEVLKASIMIISPDHRIQVMLIAFCFGSFLEGAIGFGAPVAICAALLMGLGLKPLSAAGLSMVANTAGAAFGAVGIPITALAGTVNLDQTLISTMVARMLPPITFLVPFFLVFLVGGFKRIKDVLPHVIVVAASYTVTQYATAKFLGPELVNITSAIVSIFMLSIAINLFKIKNIFRLDGKEDFTQTKNLGFEQIVKAWLPFIFVIVAIVVWNLDIFKSIMGFADIKFEIPNLHNTVVQAAPIVEGEQAISAIYSWSIIKATGTAILLAAALTILTLRIKFEVAKDSAIEAIKEMTMPIITIGFIVSYAYIAKYSGQAATMGLAFSSTGNAFSLFSPVIGWLGVFLTGSVTSANLLFGTLQQVTANQLNVPDVIFLAANTVGGVVGKIISPQSIAVACAAVGMAGRESEVLKFTLKYSLIFIVLASIITWLVVHVFPQLVPIVVNFTN; this is translated from the coding sequence ATGCAAAATTACTTTATACAAAACTACGATCCTGTTTCAAATTTATGGCTTAGCGCAGCTATCGCCGCTTTGCCTATATTTGTATTCTTGCTTTCTCTTGTAGTTTTTAAACTAAAAGGATATGTAGCGGCATTTTTGACCGTCATCGTTAGTGTCGTGGTGGCTATTTTGTTTTACAAAATGCCTATTATAGCAGTCGGTATGAGTTTTATTTACGGGTTTTTATATGGTCTTTGGCCTATTGCTTGGATTATCCTGTGTGCTATTTTTCTTTACAAACTTAGTGTTAAATCAGGATATTTTGAGGTGCTCAAGGCTAGTATCATGATTATATCGCCCGATCATAGAATTCAAGTCATGCTCATAGCCTTTTGTTTCGGCTCTTTTTTAGAAGGAGCGATAGGTTTTGGCGCTCCTGTTGCGATATGTGCTGCACTGCTAATGGGCCTTGGGCTTAAACCTTTAAGTGCAGCAGGACTTAGCATGGTAGCCAACACCGCAGGTGCTGCCTTTGGAGCGGTGGGTATACCGATTACGGCTTTAGCGGGAACCGTAAATTTAGATCAGACTCTCATATCAACTATGGTAGCTAGGATGCTTCCGCCTATAACATTTTTAGTTCCATTTTTTCTGGTTTTTTTGGTGGGTGGCTTTAAACGAATAAAAGATGTATTGCCTCACGTTATCGTGGTTGCAGCTAGCTATACCGTTACACAATACGCAACAGCTAAATTTTTAGGTCCTGAGCTTGTAAATATAACATCGGCTATCGTATCTATCTTTATGCTATCCATTGCTATTAACTTATTTAAGATAAAAAATATTTTTAGACTTGACGGCAAAGAAGATTTCACACAAACAAAGAATCTTGGATTTGAGCAAATTGTAAAGGCGTGGCTGCCGTTTATATTTGTTATTGTTGCTATTGTTGTTTGGAATTTAGACATATTTAAAAGCATAATGGGATTTGCGGATATCAAATTCGAAATACCGAATTTACACAACACGGTAGTGCAAGCAGCTCCTATAGTAGAAGGAGAGCAAGCTATATCGGCTATCTATAGTTGGTCCATCATAAAAGCTACGGGAACGGCAATACTGTTAGCGGCAGCACTTACTATACTTACTCTTAGAATCAAATTTGAAGTGGCGAAAGATTCTGCGATAGAAGCTATAAAAGAGATGACAATGCCGATCATAACTATAGGATTCATAGTCTCTTACGCCTATATAGCAAAATACAGCGGTCAAGCCGCAACTATGGGACTTGCCTTTTCAAGTACAGGTAATGCATTTAGCCTATTTTCGCCTGTTATAGGTTGGCTTGGTGTCTTTTTAACAGGTTCGGTTACTAGTGCAAATTTGCTTTTTGGAACCCTTCAACAAGTAACGGCTAATCAGTTAAATGTACCCGATGTTATATTTCTAGCCGCAAATACTGTGGGCGGAGTAGTCGGCAAAATCATCAGTCCTCAAAGCATAGCCGTAGCATGCGCAGCCGTAGGAATGGCAGGGAGAGAAAGCGAAGTACTAAAATTTACGCTTAAATATTCTCTTATTTTTATAGTTTTAGCAAGCATCATAACTTGGCTCGTGGTTCATGTATTTCCACAGCTTGTGCCTATAGTAGTGAATTTCACTAATTAG
- the mnmC gene encoding bifunctional tRNA (5-methylaminomethyl-2-thiouridine)(34)-methyltransferase MnmD/FAD-dependent 5-carboxymethylaminomethyl-2-thiouridine(34) oxidoreductase MnmC: MKTAQISFKDGVAYSDDFGDIYFSADNPAGESEYVFASAINEIWDRQDRFIIAEAGFGAGLNFLTTLNKFKDSSKFLHYVSIEANPISRENLVRIYQNLGVFKELSNELIKSYPPLIQGFHRLNFANSRITLDLCFGKIDQILPELDFRADIWFMDGFAPSKNDSMWSDEVFKGICYLSKTDTILRTYSSARVVKDALVKNNFEVTLLKGFGKKREMISARLMSEKGVVKNPWFSRYDTQNNSKKAKTALIIGAGVAGCVSAYKLNELGVKVTLAEKKDKIATNGSGNHAGILMPLITKPEVELGRMHMNAFLQAVRFYKDTMSSSECEFSGVIDYAHEDKLLERLLKWQEFDSQNGVFDINLSSLPYPSAFIKEGAKARPRKMCEVASRCANVLLGYDFESYENLPDGKISAKFKNGKTIISDVLILAIGSDSMEFFAKFDMRLSSVRGQVTHIKEAIKTKLPFSAKGYVCPEVDGVQVVGATYDRNLKLDDPRSSDDEKNLADIVEFLSGKEPEILGSKVGYRSYSGDRFPIVGRLYDEEFYKNSYKALLWTKNKSENLNAKYIPNVYINTAHGSRGLCTAVLAAELICDLAFERPLCIEKSLFDALHPARFLIRKLKKGIK, encoded by the coding sequence ATGAAAACCGCTCAAATTTCCTTTAAAGACGGAGTTGCTTATAGCGATGATTTTGGAGATATATACTTTAGCGCCGATAATCCTGCCGGCGAGAGCGAGTATGTATTTGCAAGTGCAATTAATGAAATTTGGGACAGGCAAGATCGGTTTATCATCGCTGAAGCCGGCTTTGGAGCGGGGCTAAATTTTTTAACAACACTAAACAAATTTAAAGACTCAAGCAAATTTTTGCATTATGTTAGTATCGAGGCAAACCCTATCAGCAGGGAAAATCTTGTTAGAATTTATCAAAATTTAGGTGTTTTTAAAGAGCTTTCAAATGAGCTTATAAAAAGCTATCCGCCGCTTATACAAGGATTTCACCGGCTAAATTTTGCAAATTCACGTATCACGCTTGATCTTTGCTTTGGCAAGATCGATCAAATTTTGCCCGAGCTTGATTTTAGAGCCGATATCTGGTTTATGGACGGATTTGCACCCAGCAAAAACGATAGTATGTGGAGCGATGAAGTTTTTAAAGGAATTTGTTATCTAAGCAAAACAGATACGATATTGCGAACATATTCAAGCGCAAGAGTCGTAAAAGACGCTCTTGTTAAAAATAATTTTGAAGTTACATTGCTAAAAGGCTTTGGCAAAAAGCGCGAGATGATAAGCGCTAGACTTATGAGCGAAAAAGGCGTAGTAAAAAACCCTTGGTTTAGTAGATACGACACGCAAAATAACTCTAAAAAGGCAAAAACAGCGCTTATCATAGGTGCGGGCGTGGCAGGTTGTGTTAGCGCTTATAAGCTAAATGAGCTTGGCGTAAAAGTTACTTTGGCTGAAAAGAAAGACAAGATAGCTACAAACGGCTCTGGAAATCATGCTGGAATTTTAATGCCGCTTATCACAAAGCCGGAGGTAGAGCTTGGCAGAATGCACATGAACGCTTTTTTGCAGGCCGTTAGGTTTTATAAAGATACGATGAGTTCAAGCGAGTGCGAATTTAGCGGTGTTATAGACTATGCACACGAAGATAAGCTGCTTGAGCGTCTTTTAAAGTGGCAGGAATTTGATAGTCAAAATGGAGTTTTTGATATAAATTTAAGCAGCTTGCCGTATCCAAGTGCATTTATAAAAGAGGGTGCTAAGGCTAGACCTCGCAAGATGTGTGAGGTTGCAAGCAGGTGCGCCAATGTCTTGCTTGGATACGATTTTGAGAGTTATGAAAATTTGCCAGATGGTAAAATATCGGCGAAATTTAAAAATGGAAAAACCATAATTAGCGACGTTTTGATACTTGCTATCGGTAGTGATAGTATGGAATTCTTTGCGAAGTTTGATATGCGGCTTAGCTCGGTTCGCGGGCAGGTTACGCATATCAAAGAGGCTATCAAAACAAAATTGCCTTTTAGTGCAAAAGGCTACGTTTGCCCTGAGGTTGATGGCGTGCAGGTTGTCGGTGCAACCTATGATAGAAATTTAAAACTAGACGATCCTAGAAGCAGCGATGATGAGAAAAATTTAGCCGATATAGTCGAGTTTTTGAGTGGCAAAGAGCCTGAAATTTTAGGCTCAAAAGTAGGCTATAGAAGCTATAGCGGAGATAGATTTCCGATTGTCGGAAGGCTTTATGATGAGGAATTTTATAAAAATAGTTATAAAGCGCTTCTTTGGACGAAAAATAAAAGCGAAAATTTAAACGCCAAATATATCCCAAATGTCTATATCAATACCGCCCATGGCTCGCGCGGACTCTGCACCGCCGTGCTTGCGGCTGAGCTCATCTGTGATCTTGCTTTTGAACGCCCGCTATGTATAGAAAAGAGCCTTTTTGACGCACTTCATCCGGCTAGATTTTTGATACGAAAGCTTAAAAAGGGCATTAAGTAG
- a CDS encoding N-acetylmuramoyl-L-alanine amidase, which yields MQNFYMAKIGRILLLLLLIVGFSYADSARLKKFDSAFTNASKKVKLELHHDMKSLYIKSIIDNDTKTKIETLKRLIESSKALQLDAQPYEKELATINQGKNIGQADTKSTKTSAKKDVKKQTYVEEETIIIDKDSTKKNPLKILAIIKNEDSFEIKFNQPLHPSDIKHMLLNTQGMFRNVYDFRGVWTSKSHTFKDVLSEEVRVSQFDKNTIRVVFSNKKEQKLDFYIDANSVHFIMAGQKKPALKVAKDDKQKSLKQDKKQVQNEQSSNKGAIPIKKTGGKTIVLDAGHGGDDPGAINGKLKEKNIVLNIALKTGDELKKRGYKVFYTRTKDKFINLRSRTKLANDKLADLFISIHANAAPNKQKGEVMQGIETFFLSPARSERSKNVAALENKSDIDEMNFFSKQTFLNFLNREKIIASNKLAIDIQREVLARTKKINSKVVDGGVREAPFWVLVGALMPAVLLEVGYISHPDEGKLISKSNYQDAIAKGIANGVDVYFANQQ from the coding sequence TTGCAAAACTTTTACATGGCGAAGATAGGTAGAATTTTACTATTATTGCTCTTGATTGTCGGTTTTTCATACGCCGATAGCGCAAGGCTTAAGAAATTTGACAGCGCATTTACTAATGCGAGCAAAAAAGTTAAGCTTGAGCTTCATCACGATATGAAGAGTCTTTATATCAAGTCAATTATCGATAATGATACCAAGACCAAAATAGAAACTTTAAAAAGGCTTATTGAGAGTTCCAAGGCTCTTCAGCTTGACGCACAGCCTTATGAAAAAGAGCTTGCTACAATAAATCAAGGTAAAAATATCGGACAAGCCGATACTAAAAGCACTAAGACGTCTGCTAAAAAGGATGTAAAAAAGCAAACTTACGTAGAAGAAGAGACTATCATCATAGATAAAGACTCTACTAAGAAAAACCCTTTAAAAATTCTTGCCATTATCAAAAATGAAGATAGTTTTGAGATTAAATTCAATCAACCCTTACACCCAAGCGATATCAAACATATGCTTTTGAACACTCAAGGGATGTTTAGAAACGTATATGACTTCAGAGGCGTTTGGACAAGCAAATCTCACACTTTTAAAGATGTGCTTTCAGAAGAAGTTAGAGTAAGTCAGTTTGATAAAAATACTATTCGGGTGGTTTTTTCAAACAAAAAAGAGCAAAAGCTTGATTTTTATATAGATGCAAATTCCGTTCATTTTATAATGGCCGGACAAAAAAAGCCTGCTTTAAAAGTAGCTAAAGACGACAAGCAAAAAAGCTTGAAGCAGGATAAAAAGCAAGTTCAAAACGAGCAAAGCTCAAATAAAGGCGCGATACCTATTAAAAAAACAGGCGGTAAGACTATCGTGCTTGACGCGGGACACGGAGGCGATGACCCGGGCGCTATAAATGGAAAGCTAAAAGAGAAAAATATCGTGCTAAATATCGCTTTAAAGACAGGCGATGAGCTTAAAAAACGCGGATATAAGGTCTTTTATACCCGCACAAAGGATAAATTTATAAACCTCAGAAGTAGAACCAAGCTTGCTAACGACAAGCTTGCCGATCTTTTCATCTCTATACACGCAAATGCCGCTCCAAATAAGCAAAAAGGCGAAGTTATGCAAGGTATCGAGACATTTTTCCTCTCGCCTGCAAGAAGCGAGCGTAGCAAAAATGTAGCCGCACTTGAAAACAAATCGGACATAGACGAGATGAATTTCTTCTCTAAACAGACCTTTTTAAATTTCTTAAACAGAGAAAAGATCATAGCCTCAAACAAGCTTGCTATCGATATCCAAAGAGAGGTTCTTGCCAGAACCAAAAAGATAAATTCAAAGGTCGTTGACGGTGGAGTAAGAGAGGCTCCGTTTTGGGTTCTGGTGGGTGCGCTTATGCCCGCTGTTTTGCTTGAAGTGGGCTACATCTCACATCCTGATGAAGGCAAGCTAATAAGTAAGTCAAACTACCAAGACGCTATCGCTAAAGGAATTGCTAACGGCGTTGATGTCTATTTTGCAAATCAGCAATGA
- a CDS encoding nitronate monooxygenase codes for MKFSSIKIGKYEIKYPIVQGGMGLGISWDRLAGNVSLEGGLGVISSVGTGYYENRTHITKELNSKPLGSENFYSREGLKAVIDNARKICGNLPLGINVLCASNDYARIVKDACEHGINVIISGAGLPTNLPEFTQNFKEVALVPIVSSAKALKIICKRWSMRYNRLPDAVVLEGPLSGGHQGFTYEQCLDPEYQLENLIKPVKEEIKEWGDFPLIVAGGIWDNGDIKRVMALGANGVQMGTRFIGTHECDASEGFKEVLLNAKKEDIELIKSPVGYPARGVRTNLINLVDQKTGPKISCISNCVAPCQRGKEAKEVGYCIADRLFDAFSGRKETGLFFTGANGYKLTEIISVKRLFAKLLHGEDR; via the coding sequence ATGAAATTTAGCTCGATCAAAATCGGAAAATACGAGATAAAGTATCCGATAGTTCAAGGCGGAATGGGGCTTGGCATAAGCTGGGACAGACTTGCCGGAAATGTTAGCCTAGAAGGCGGACTTGGAGTGATTAGCTCGGTTGGAACAGGGTATTATGAAAACAGAACTCATATCACAAAAGAGCTTAATTCAAAGCCTTTGGGAAGCGAAAATTTCTATTCGCGCGAGGGACTTAAGGCTGTCATCGATAACGCAAGAAAAATTTGCGGAAATTTGCCGCTTGGTATAAATGTGCTTTGTGCGAGTAACGACTATGCTCGTATCGTAAAGGATGCTTGCGAGCACGGTATAAACGTGATCATAAGCGGAGCAGGCCTGCCTACGAATTTGCCGGAATTTACGCAAAATTTTAAAGAAGTAGCGCTTGTGCCTATAGTATCTTCGGCTAAAGCTCTTAAGATCATCTGTAAGCGCTGGAGTATGAGATATAACCGCCTGCCTGATGCCGTTGTGCTTGAAGGTCCTTTAAGCGGCGGGCATCAGGGCTTTACTTACGAGCAGTGCCTTGATCCTGAATATCAGCTTGAAAATTTGATTAAGCCGGTAAAAGAGGAAATTAAAGAGTGGGGTGATTTCCCGTTAATAGTAGCCGGCGGAATTTGGGATAATGGCGATATCAAAAGAGTTATGGCTCTTGGTGCAAACGGTGTTCAGATGGGGACTAGATTTATAGGAACGCATGAGTGCGATGCCAGCGAAGGCTTTAAGGAAGTCTTGCTAAACGCTAAAAAAGAGGATATTGAGCTTATAAAAAGCCCCGTGGGCTATCCGGCAAGGGGTGTTAGGACAAATCTTATAAATTTAGTCGATCAAAAGACCGGGCCAAAGATAAGCTGCATAAGCAACTGCGTAGCTCCTTGCCAAAGAGGAAAAGAGGCAAAAGAGGTCGGCTACTGTATAGCCGATAGACTTTTTGACGCATTTTCAGGACGAAAAGAAACGGGGCTGTTTTTTACGGGTGCTAACGGATATAAACTAACAGAGATAATAAGCGTAAAGAGGCTTTTTGCAAAACTTTTACATGGCGAAGATAGGTAG
- the tyrS gene encoding tyrosine--tRNA ligase — protein MQEKILKIIEEVKKGIAEIIGEEQVVNLVKNYYEKGENFYVKAGFDPTAPDLHLGHTVVLQKMALLQKHGAIVQFLIGDFTGQIGDPTGKSETRKKLDKDTVAKNAKTYEEQVFKILDPEKTVIMFNSKWLNELGSAGIVELTSTFPVARMLERDDFEKRFKSGASISISEFLYPLLQGYDSVAMKCDIEMGGTDQKFNLLMGRTLQRIYNVGKEQAVIMMPLLEGLDGVNKMSKSLKNYIGVTDNANDMFGKILSVSDELMWRYYELLSEKSLSEIKILKDEVANGKAHPKAVKEVLALEITARYHSKEQANEAKAEFDRVHSQNQIPTDIEEFSLKAPVWIVEALAHCKLSSTNSQARRDIAANAVSVNQIKIGDEQMKLDSGEYVLQVGKRKFARLKVI, from the coding sequence GTGCAAGAAAAAATTTTAAAAATAATAGAAGAGGTTAAAAAGGGTATTGCGGAGATAATCGGCGAAGAGCAAGTTGTAAATTTAGTTAAAAACTACTACGAAAAGGGTGAAAATTTCTACGTTAAAGCCGGCTTTGATCCGACGGCTCCTGATTTACACCTTGGTCATACGGTAGTGCTTCAAAAGATGGCGCTTTTGCAAAAACACGGTGCGATCGTTCAGTTTCTAATAGGCGACTTTACGGGGCAAATCGGCGATCCGACAGGCAAAAGCGAAACAAGAAAGAAGCTTGATAAAGATACCGTAGCAAAAAATGCTAAAACCTATGAAGAGCAGGTTTTTAAAATTTTAGATCCCGAAAAAACGGTGATAATGTTTAACTCAAAATGGCTAAACGAGCTTGGCTCGGCAGGCATAGTTGAGCTTACAAGCACGTTTCCTGTAGCAAGAATGCTTGAAAGAGACGACTTTGAAAAGAGATTTAAAAGCGGAGCTTCAATATCGATAAGCGAATTTTTATATCCGTTGCTTCAAGGATATGATAGCGTAGCGATGAAATGCGATATCGAAATGGGCGGAACGGATCAGAAATTTAACCTTCTTATGGGAAGAACTTTGCAGCGAATTTATAATGTCGGCAAAGAGCAAGCCGTCATCATGATGCCTTTACTTGAGGGTCTTGACGGGGTTAATAAAATGAGTAAAAGCCTTAAAAACTATATCGGCGTGACGGACAACGCAAACGATATGTTCGGCAAAATTTTAAGCGTGAGCGATGAGCTTATGTGGAGATATTACGAGCTTTTAAGTGAAAAAAGTTTAAGTGAAATTAAGATTTTAAAAGACGAAGTCGCAAACGGCAAGGCTCATCCAAAAGCGGTTAAAGAGGTTCTTGCTCTTGAGATCACCGCTAGATATCACAGCAAAGAGCAAGCCAATGAGGCTAAGGCTGAATTTGATAGAGTGCATTCGCAAAATCAAATTCCAACCGATATAGAGGAATTTAGCCTAAAAGCGCCCGTTTGGATAGTGGAAGCTCTTGCTCATTGCAAGCTAAGCTCTACTAATTCGCAAGCAAGACGCGATATAGCGGCAAATGCCGTTAGTGTAAATCAGATAAAAATAGGTGATGAGCAGATGAAACTTGATTCGGGCGAGTATGTTTTGCAAGTCGGTAAGAGAAAATTTGCAAGACTAAAGGTAATTTAA
- a CDS encoding bifunctional (p)ppGpp synthetase/guanosine-3',5'-bis(diphosphate) 3'-pyrophosphohydrolase, with product MKIINNGLFLEQLVDKISDCRDVTKAKEILYSLFEVTPNVEKAIDWCITFHAGQFRKSGEPYAIHPILVASIVAHMGGNDSMIISALLHDVVEDTECSTENLQEEFGEEVAKLVEGLTKIVAIREDKLASSDSNERLAASAMTFRKMLLVSIEDVRVLVIKLCDRLHNMLTLDALRLDKQKRIAEETLMVYAPIAHRLGISSIKNLLEDLSFKYALAQEYKKIDDYIIEHKQQLQLKLNSFIDKLSQILLQNGFTEGSFEIQKRVKHHYSIYLKMQRKGISIEEVLDLLAARILVKQPKDCYLALGSLHINFNPLISRFKDYIALPKQNGYQTIHTTIFDNKSIFEVQIRTFDMHKTAEYGVAAHWKYKNGGFLNPKLDWLSDIGMQNETENNPEELYEYAKDSLYVEDIAVYSPKGDIFTLPRGATALDYAYEIHTEIGLHAKEAYINRMRVPLLTELKNGDIVNIVTGDEPKYRCSWLGSVKTGKAKATIRSLCKQKIKDINNLVALEILSGIFGVSTNRILVWLESEKLTKKIFKAAYDSVYLQDVVNALKKYIRKDRPFALRLTDKYLVRKQKFDHIVIYSNHKIATVEFDYCCNPKRGDDILGFRSGSHVTVHHKLCERAMKLVEDKNEMIFVKWTRNAPHRYKIILSLENRRGSLAEFLTYLARMQVDLATITLLETHDATADLFDLTVEIGENLDMAEIKERLKDRYKIMEFISLDDAYHQN from the coding sequence TTGAAGATAATAAATAACGGGCTTTTTTTAGAGCAACTCGTTGATAAAATTTCTGATTGCAGAGATGTTACAAAAGCAAAAGAGATACTATACTCTTTGTTTGAAGTTACTCCAAATGTCGAAAAGGCTATTGATTGGTGCATAACTTTTCATGCGGGGCAATTTAGAAAAAGCGGAGAACCTTACGCGATACATCCTATTTTAGTAGCTTCCATAGTTGCTCATATGGGTGGGAATGACAGCATGATCATCTCTGCTCTTTTGCATGATGTGGTTGAAGATACCGAATGCTCTACGGAAAATTTACAAGAAGAATTTGGCGAAGAGGTAGCTAAGCTGGTTGAGGGGCTAACTAAGATTGTTGCGATTAGAGAAGATAAGCTTGCAAGTTCTGATTCTAACGAGCGACTTGCGGCCTCGGCGATGACTTTTCGCAAGATGCTTTTGGTGTCGATTGAAGATGTACGTGTGCTTGTTATCAAGCTTTGCGATAGGCTTCATAATATGCTTACTCTTGATGCATTAAGGCTTGATAAGCAAAAAAGAATCGCCGAAGAAACTCTTATGGTTTATGCCCCGATCGCGCACAGGCTTGGAATTTCTTCGATTAAAAATTTGCTTGAGGATTTAAGCTTTAAATATGCACTTGCGCAAGAGTATAAGAAGATAGATGACTACATAATTGAGCATAAGCAGCAGCTTCAGCTTAAGCTAAATTCATTTATTGATAAACTTAGTCAAATTTTATTGCAAAACGGCTTTACCGAAGGCAGTTTTGAGATACAAAAGCGGGTTAAGCATCACTACTCCATATACCTAAAAATGCAAAGAAAAGGTATCTCTATAGAAGAGGTGCTTGATCTTTTGGCGGCTAGAATTTTAGTTAAGCAGCCTAAGGATTGCTACCTTGCTCTTGGAAGTTTACACATAAATTTCAACCCTCTCATTTCAAGATTTAAGGATTACATAGCGCTTCCTAAACAAAACGGCTATCAAACAATCCACACTACGATTTTTGACAATAAAAGCATATTTGAAGTTCAAATTCGCACATTTGATATGCATAAAACCGCAGAATACGGAGTTGCCGCACACTGGAAGTATAAAAACGGCGGGTTTTTAAATCCTAAGCTTGACTGGTTAAGCGATATCGGCATGCAAAACGAGACTGAAAACAATCCTGAAGAGCTATACGAATACGCAAAAGATAGCCTTTATGTAGAGGATATAGCCGTTTATTCGCCAAAGGGAGATATTTTTACCCTGCCGCGCGGTGCTACGGCGCTTGATTATGCATATGAAATTCACACCGAGATAGGGCTTCACGCAAAAGAAGCTTACATAAATCGTATGAGAGTGCCGCTTTTAACTGAGCTTAAAAACGGCGATATAGTAAATATAGTAACCGGAGATGAGCCTAAATATCGCTGTTCTTGGCTTGGAAGCGTAAAGACGGGCAAGGCAAAAGCCACTATAAGATCGCTTTGCAAACAAAAGATAAAAGACATAAACAATCTCGTAGCGCTTGAAATTTTAAGCGGAATTTTCGGAGTTTCTACAAATAGAATTTTGGTTTGGCTAGAGAGCGAAAAGCTAACTAAGAAAATTTTTAAAGCCGCTTATGACTCGGTGTATCTGCAAGATGTCGTAAATGCGCTTAAAAAATACATAAGAAAAGATAGACCCTTTGCGCTTAGGCTAACGGATAAATATCTTGTTAGAAAGCAAAAATTTGATCATATAGTTATCTACTCAAATCACAAAATAGCAACCGTTGAGTTTGATTATTGTTGCAATCCAAAAAGAGGCGATGATATCCTTGGCTTTAGGAGCGGATCTCATGTAACCGTTCATCACAAGCTTTGCGAGCGAGCGATGAAGCTTGTCGAAGATAAAAACGAAATGATATTTGTCAAATGGACTCGCAATGCTCCACATAGATACAAGATCATCTTAAGCCTTGAAAATCGCAGAGGCTCTTTGGCTGAATTTTTAACATATCTTGCTAGAATGCAAGTTGATTTAGCTACAATAACTCTTTTAGAGACTCACGACGCTACGGCTGATCTTTTTGATCTAACCGTAGAAATCGGAGAAAATTTAGATATGGCTGAGATAAAAGAGCGATTAAAAGATCGCTATAAGATAATGGAATTTATATCGCTTGATGATGCTTATCATCAAAATTAA
- a CDS encoding DNA-directed RNA polymerase subunit omega — protein MRLEEVAARALKTVGNDRYKLSLVVAKRAEALAAGAKSLLDKDVSKMKFADIALCEIAEGKIGLEGMVEDNK, from the coding sequence ATGAGACTAGAAGAAGTAGCCGCAAGAGCGTTAAAAACAGTAGGAAACGATAGATATAAGCTTTCTTTGGTAGTGGCAAAGCGTGCTGAAGCGCTTGCCGCGGGAGCTAAAAGTCTGCTTGATAAAGATGTAAGCAAGATGAAATTTGCAGATATTGCGCTTTGCGAAATAGCCGAAGGAAAAATCGGCTTAGAGGGCATGGTTGAAGATAATAAATAA
- the pyrH gene encoding UMP kinase, which yields MERKKRVLVKFSGEALAGESGFGIDNGILKFIANQIKGLVENGVEVGIVIGGGNIIRGVSAAKDGIIKRTSGDHMGMLATVINSIAMREALEKTGLSVRVQSAIKMEAICETFIVGRAQRHLEKGRVVIFAAGTGNPFFTTDTAATLRAIEIDADMIIKATKVDGVYDKDPKKFDDAKLLKELSYEVAMNDNIKVMDDTAIALAKDNKLPILVCNMFKDGNLLSIINEDESAFCSVVKN from the coding sequence ATGGAACGTAAAAAGCGAGTGTTGGTTAAATTTTCGGGCGAGGCGTTAGCAGGTGAGAGCGGATTCGGGATAGATAACGGAATTTTGAAATTTATCGCAAATCAGATTAAGGGACTTGTTGAAAACGGCGTTGAAGTAGGTATAGTTATAGGCGGCGGAAATATCATAAGAGGCGTAAGTGCGGCAAAAGACGGCATCATAAAGCGCACAAGCGGCGATCATATGGGTATGCTTGCTACCGTGATAAACTCAATCGCCATGAGAGAGGCGCTTGAGAAAACAGGCTTAAGCGTGCGCGTTCAAAGCGCTATCAAGATGGAAGCGATTTGCGAGACCTTTATCGTAGGACGCGCCCAAAGACATCTTGAAAAAGGACGGGTAGTTATATTTGCCGCAGGAACGGGAAATCCGTTCTTTACGACCGATACGGCTGCGACCCTAAGGGCTATTGAGATTGATGCGGATATGATCATAAAAGCTACTAAAGTAGATGGTGTTTATGATAAAGATCCGAAGAAATTTGATGATGCCAAACTACTAAAAGAGCTTAGCTATGAAGTGGCCATGAATGACAATATAAAAGTTATGGATGATACTGCCATAGCCCTTGCCAAGGATAACAAGCTACCGATTTTAGTATGCAATATGTTTAAGGACGGAAATTTATTAAGCATTATCAACGAAGACGAATCGGCATTTTGTTCGGTAGTTAAAAACTAA